The following are from one region of the Kiritimatiellia bacterium genome:
- a CDS encoding tetratricopeptide repeat protein, with amino-acid sequence MKSLMRSGGAHRRRADRRHWPYRLLIVVLAFARPAGAADTATPPARTNAVPTVTTPFARQPQTEAERRANAIAEEGFFHARIGDHERAIASFRQALQVDPSNRRALFGLGTSLIATEQYAEATNVLARSIELDPGDYFAVNNLAWLHATARDIRFRDGRRALAHAQQALVMAPLDYRVWSTLAESYYVSGEYARARRAAEEALRLARLANIASNVVAEYEAQLRRCRAAEQAMNILE; translated from the coding sequence ATGAAATCGCTGATGCGATCTGGCGGTGCGCATCGTCGGCGGGCAGACCGGCGCCACTGGCCCTACCGACTGTTGATCGTGGTGCTCGCGTTCGCTCGCCCCGCAGGCGCAGCGGACACCGCCACACCGCCCGCCCGCACGAATGCGGTGCCGACGGTGACCACGCCGTTCGCCCGCCAGCCTCAGACCGAGGCCGAACGACGCGCAAATGCGATCGCGGAGGAGGGCTTTTTCCACGCACGCATCGGCGACCACGAGCGCGCAATCGCCTCCTTTCGCCAGGCGCTGCAGGTGGATCCGAGCAACCGCCGCGCGCTGTTCGGTCTGGGTACCTCGCTGATCGCCACCGAGCAGTATGCGGAGGCAACCAACGTGCTGGCCCGCTCGATCGAGCTGGACCCGGGCGACTATTTTGCGGTCAACAACCTCGCCTGGCTGCATGCGACCGCGCGGGACATCCGATTCCGTGACGGGCGGCGCGCGCTCGCTCACGCACAGCAAGCGCTCGTGATGGCCCCGCTCGATTATCGGGTGTGGAGCACGCTCGCGGAAAGCTACTACGTCTCCGGCGAATACGCTCGCGCCCGACGCGCCGCCGAAGAAGCGCTTCGACTCGCGCGGCTCGCGAACATCGCCTCCAACGTAGTCGCGGAGTACGAGGCCCAGCTGCGGCGCTGCCGCGCCGCCGAGCAGGCGATGAACATCCTCGAGTAG
- a CDS encoding acetyl-CoA carboxylase carboxyltransferase subunit alpha: MLPFEKPIAELEQKLRELHRFSEEQDIDVSGEIRRIEEKIRELRRKIYSELTPWQQVQVARHPQRPYTRDYIGTMMRDFVELHGDRRFGDDAAMVGGFATIGAHRVMVIGTQKGRDTKTNVRCHFGCALPEGYRKALRLMRLAARFGRPIVTLIDTPGAYPGIESEERHIAEAIAVNLREMFTLPVPIVVAVIGEGGSGGALGIGVGDRILILEHAYYSVISPEGCAAILWKDRAYADRAAAVLKLTARDLLQFGLVDEIVPEPEGGAHAAPAVAATLLSAAITRALDELVTVPAAELMERRYQKFRRMGVWIEEAGAPAAPEPAGQR; encoded by the coding sequence ATGCTGCCGTTCGAGAAGCCGATCGCGGAGCTCGAGCAAAAGCTGCGCGAACTGCACCGCTTCAGCGAAGAGCAGGACATCGACGTTTCCGGCGAGATCCGTCGGATCGAGGAAAAAATCCGGGAGCTGCGCCGCAAGATCTATTCGGAGCTCACGCCGTGGCAGCAGGTGCAGGTGGCCCGCCATCCGCAGCGCCCGTACACCCGCGACTACATCGGTACGATGATGCGGGACTTCGTCGAGCTGCACGGTGACCGTCGCTTCGGCGACGACGCGGCGATGGTGGGGGGGTTTGCGACGATTGGCGCGCATCGCGTGATGGTGATCGGCACGCAGAAGGGGCGGGACACAAAGACGAATGTCCGGTGCCACTTCGGTTGTGCGCTGCCGGAGGGGTATCGGAAAGCGCTGCGGCTGATGCGGCTGGCGGCGCGGTTCGGTCGGCCGATCGTCACGCTGATCGACACGCCCGGCGCCTACCCGGGTATCGAGTCGGAGGAGCGTCACATCGCGGAAGCGATCGCGGTGAACCTGCGCGAGATGTTCACGCTGCCGGTGCCGATCGTGGTCGCGGTGATCGGCGAGGGTGGCAGCGGCGGTGCGCTGGGTATTGGCGTCGGCGACCGGATTCTGATCCTCGAGCACGCATATTACTCGGTGATTTCGCCGGAGGGTTGTGCGGCGATTCTGTGGAAGGACCGCGCGTACGCGGACCGTGCCGCGGCGGTGCTGAAGCTGACCGCGCGGGATCTTCTGCAGTTCGGTCTGGTGGATGAGATCGTGCCGGAACCGGAGGGCGGTGCGCACGCGGCGCCGGCGGTCGCCGCGACGCTGCTCTCGGCGGCGATCACGCGCGCGCTGGACGAGCTGGTGACGGTGCCAGCGGCGGAGCTGATGGAGCGGCGGTATCAGAAGTTCCGGCGGATGGGGGTCTGGATCGAGGAGGCCGGGGCGCCCGCTGCGCCGGAGCCGGCGGGCCAGCGGTAG
- a CDS encoding L,D-transpeptidase family protein: MSDDLYIRRVSSPRSRGPWWAVGLAVLAAAAALGVRWVRQRPAKPTPAPVGVPVPATNVVPSPPPTSPAPLRATAEPTPAPADPGADAVQAARALFQARQLAAARERAFQALESAREPAVRRAAEDLLGEIHIAMVFSPAPMPEKSDYVIQPGDRLATIARRFGCTVELLMKGNGLKGEVIRPGDRLRVLSGRFSVEVDKSDNELVVRLNDRFFKRYRIGTGEFDKTPTGQFTITERIAQPTWWRPDGRTVPYGDKENVLGTHWLSLNVPGYGIHGTWEPETIGRSVSAGCIRLLNSDIEELFTLLPAGTPVVIHD; the protein is encoded by the coding sequence ATGAGTGACGATTTGTACATTCGCCGGGTATCCTCCCCCCGCTCTCGGGGGCCGTGGTGGGCGGTCGGGCTGGCGGTTCTGGCCGCCGCAGCGGCGCTCGGGGTGCGGTGGGTGCGGCAGCGGCCGGCCAAGCCGACGCCCGCACCCGTCGGGGTCCCGGTGCCCGCGACCAATGTGGTGCCGTCGCCGCCGCCGACCAGCCCCGCACCGTTGCGGGCCACCGCCGAGCCGACGCCGGCCCCCGCGGACCCCGGCGCTGACGCGGTGCAGGCGGCGCGGGCGCTGTTCCAGGCGCGGCAGCTCGCCGCGGCGAGGGAGCGGGCGTTTCAGGCGCTTGAATCGGCACGTGAGCCGGCGGTGCGGCGTGCGGCGGAGGACCTGCTGGGGGAGATTCACATCGCGATGGTGTTTTCGCCGGCGCCGATGCCGGAAAAGAGCGACTACGTGATTCAGCCGGGCGACCGACTGGCGACGATCGCGCGCCGGTTCGGCTGCACCGTTGAGCTGCTGATGAAGGGGAACGGGCTGAAGGGAGAGGTGATCCGGCCCGGCGACCGGTTGCGGGTGCTGAGCGGTCGCTTTTCGGTGGAAGTGGATAAATCCGACAACGAGCTGGTGGTGCGGCTGAACGACCGCTTTTTTAAGCGATACCGGATCGGGACCGGAGAGTTTGACAAGACGCCGACGGGCCAGTTCACGATCACCGAGCGGATCGCGCAGCCGACGTGGTGGCGCCCGGACGGGCGGACGGTGCCCTACGGCGACAAGGAGAACGTGCTCGGGACCCATTGGTTGTCGCTGAACGTACCGGGCTACGGCATTCATGGAACGTGGGAGCCGGAGACGATCGGGCGGTCGGTGAGCGCGGGCTGCATCCGGCTGCTGAATTCGGACATCGAGGAACTCTTCACGCTGCTACCGGCGGGCACGCCGGTGGTGATTCACGATTGA
- a CDS encoding DTW domain-containing protein produces MNGGGDRLPSRRHRRPRCDGCTLHAELCVCAQLPRVATPYHWILVQHAADRRRPTNTGRLVAAMVENVEVLVFADRHERFDEMPLRDPTRDYLLLFPAFGAEELLRGHLEGREGRQPTLVLLDGTWRQAARMRRRIAALRAMRCVRLPVAAPSSWAIRRAEDPARLCTLETVIRVVALSGREDEARRMWEAMKWIEGRLMYMRGRRPTPPSLAEVRQELSRVPSPWGFGGP; encoded by the coding sequence ATGAACGGCGGAGGCGATCGGCTGCCGAGCCGCCGTCACCGCCGCCCGCGGTGTGACGGATGTACGCTGCACGCGGAGCTGTGCGTGTGCGCGCAGCTGCCCCGAGTTGCAACCCCGTACCACTGGATACTAGTGCAACATGCCGCCGACCGCCGACGCCCGACGAACACCGGCCGTCTGGTCGCCGCGATGGTGGAGAACGTGGAGGTGCTCGTGTTTGCGGATCGACATGAGCGGTTTGACGAGATGCCACTGCGGGATCCGACACGCGACTATTTGCTTCTGTTCCCGGCGTTCGGCGCGGAGGAGCTTTTGCGGGGTCATCTGGAGGGGCGGGAAGGGCGGCAGCCGACGTTGGTGCTGCTCGATGGCACATGGCGGCAGGCGGCGAGGATGCGGCGCCGGATCGCGGCGTTGCGGGCGATGCGGTGCGTGCGGCTGCCGGTGGCCGCTCCGTCCAGCTGGGCGATCCGGCGCGCCGAGGATCCGGCACGCCTGTGCACGTTGGAGACGGTGATCCGTGTGGTTGCTTTGAGCGGCCGCGAGGACGAGGCGCGTCGGATGTGGGAGGCGATGAAGTGGATTGAAGGCCGTCTGATGTACATGCGCGGACGTCGGCCCACGCCCCCTTCGTTGGCGGAAGTGCGGCAGGAGCTTTCGCGAGTGCCGTCGCCGTGGGGCTTCGGCGGGCCGTGA
- a CDS encoding TIGR01777 family oxidoreductase has translation MTIAITGSHGLIGSALWAALEAEGVRPVRMVRSGAGPGEVQWNPTATGDLSGLAGCEAVVHLAGANIAAGRWTTARKALLRSSRVDATRHLACSLARLSPPPRTLVCASAIGWYPVDDGGPYEESAPAAPTFLGELVRDWEAAAEPAAAAGMRVVQLRFGVVLSPKGGALARMLPLFRLGLGGPIGSGRQWMSWVSLDDAVRAIRFVIAKEGLRGPVNVTAPHPVMQREFAAALGRALRRPAVLPTPAWALRLVLGEMADALLLRGSRVLPRRLLEAGFQFAHPALRHALAALLS, from the coding sequence ATGACGATTGCAATCACGGGAAGCCACGGGCTGATTGGCTCGGCGTTGTGGGCGGCTCTGGAGGCCGAGGGCGTCCGTCCGGTACGGATGGTCCGCAGCGGAGCTGGACCGGGAGAAGTCCAATGGAATCCGACGGCGACCGGCGACCTGTCGGGGCTGGCGGGATGCGAGGCGGTGGTCCATCTCGCCGGGGCGAACATTGCGGCGGGTCGCTGGACTACAGCGCGCAAGGCGCTCTTGCGATCGAGCCGGGTGGACGCGACCCGTCATTTGGCCTGTTCGCTCGCTCGGCTTTCGCCGCCGCCGCGGACGCTGGTGTGCGCCTCGGCGATCGGTTGGTATCCGGTGGACGACGGGGGCCCCTACGAGGAATCGGCGCCGGCAGCGCCGACGTTTCTGGGAGAGCTGGTGCGGGATTGGGAGGCGGCAGCGGAGCCGGCGGCAGCGGCGGGGATGCGGGTGGTGCAGTTGCGGTTTGGGGTGGTGCTCTCGCCCAAGGGGGGTGCGCTTGCCCGGATGTTGCCGCTGTTTCGGCTGGGGTTGGGCGGGCCGATCGGTTCCGGTCGGCAGTGGATGAGCTGGGTGAGTCTGGACGACGCGGTGCGGGCGATCCGCTTTGTGATCGCAAAGGAGGGACTTCGCGGACCGGTGAACGTCACCGCGCCCCATCCGGTGATGCAGCGGGAGTTTGCAGCGGCGCTCGGCCGGGCGCTACGGCGGCCGGCCGTGCTGCCGACGCCGGCGTGGGCACTCCGGCTGGTGCTGGGCGAGATGGCGGATGCCCTTCTTTTGCGCGGTTCGCGGGTGTTGCCGCGACGGCTGCTCGAGGCGGGGTTTCAGTTTGCGCATCCGGCACTCAGACACGCGCTCGCGGCGCTGCTCTCATGA
- a CDS encoding glycerol-3-phosphate dehydrogenase/oxidase, producing MKRELRRLADETFEVLIIGGGVYGLATAWTCSLRGLRTALVERGDFGGATSAGSLKLVHGGLRYLQHLDFRRMRLSIRERRHMLRMAPHLVHPLAFLIPCYGHGVRGPEAMRAALLVNDLIAADRNRGIDDATRWIPPGRMVTAEECRKRLPGVREAGLTGGALFWDAQMYDSERLTLAFALSAAGEGAVLANYAEVVGFELAPDGAIRAARVRDILGGAEFAVRARVFINMTGPWSDITVARLRGREPGRRVRRSKGIQLIVRPLQCATAFGVESLRERDKTAKIPRGHRSYFATPWRGLTIIGTTDTLFEGDPDDYRVTEADIEGFLGAFNEAYPGAGLTRADVRFWCGGLRPLGDVDADPDHVQASNRPEFVDHGRAGGPPNLLTVVGVKYTVARALAERASRWAAERLGRRDEREPSATKVLAGGDLGCSVDEFLRRLARDHGWAPALAERMGRMYGRAAGAIAELAERERTLAGGLAGAPHVLRAEVAYACREEAAQTLADIVLRRTGLGGAGHPGAEALEECAAIAAAELGWDESRRRAELEAIEQVYRPGRTMDGGGSR from the coding sequence ATGAAGCGCGAGCTGCGCCGGCTGGCGGATGAGACGTTCGAGGTGCTCATCATCGGCGGCGGCGTCTACGGGCTGGCGACCGCCTGGACGTGCTCGCTGCGGGGTTTGCGCACCGCGCTCGTCGAGCGGGGCGATTTTGGCGGCGCGACTTCGGCGGGTTCGCTGAAGCTGGTGCACGGGGGCCTGCGGTATTTGCAGCATCTCGATTTCCGGCGGATGCGCCTTTCGATTCGAGAGCGTCGGCACATGCTCCGGATGGCGCCCCATTTGGTTCATCCGCTCGCGTTTTTGATTCCGTGCTACGGCCACGGGGTGAGAGGGCCGGAAGCGATGCGCGCGGCGTTGCTGGTGAACGACCTGATCGCTGCGGACCGCAACCGGGGCATTGACGATGCCACGCGATGGATTCCGCCGGGGCGCATGGTCACGGCCGAAGAGTGCCGGAAGCGGCTGCCAGGAGTGCGCGAGGCGGGGCTAACGGGCGGCGCGCTGTTCTGGGACGCGCAGATGTACGATTCTGAGCGTCTGACGCTCGCGTTTGCGCTGTCTGCGGCCGGCGAGGGAGCGGTGCTGGCCAACTACGCGGAGGTGGTGGGCTTCGAGCTGGCGCCGGACGGTGCGATCCGCGCCGCCCGCGTCCGGGACATCCTCGGCGGTGCGGAATTCGCGGTGCGCGCGCGGGTCTTCATCAACATGACCGGGCCATGGTCGGACATCACGGTGGCACGGCTGCGCGGGAGGGAACCCGGCCGCCGGGTGAGGCGGTCGAAAGGCATCCAGCTCATCGTCCGCCCGCTGCAATGTGCGACGGCGTTCGGCGTGGAGAGTCTTCGCGAGCGGGACAAAACCGCGAAAATCCCGCGCGGCCATCGCAGCTATTTCGCGACGCCGTGGCGCGGTCTGACGATCATCGGCACGACTGACACGCTTTTTGAGGGCGATCCGGACGACTATCGGGTGACGGAAGCGGACATTGAAGGCTTTTTGGGGGCGTTCAATGAGGCGTATCCGGGCGCCGGACTGACTCGGGCGGATGTGCGGTTCTGGTGCGGTGGGCTGAGGCCGCTGGGGGATGTGGATGCCGATCCGGACCATGTGCAGGCGTCCAACCGGCCGGAGTTTGTGGATCATGGCCGGGCGGGAGGACCGCCGAACCTGCTGACGGTAGTAGGGGTAAAGTACACGGTGGCTCGTGCGCTAGCGGAGCGTGCGAGTCGCTGGGCGGCCGAGCGGTTGGGGCGCCGGGATGAGCGGGAACCCTCTGCGACGAAGGTGCTTGCAGGTGGAGATCTGGGCTGCAGCGTGGACGAGTTTCTGCGGAGGCTCGCGCGGGACCACGGATGGGCGCCGGCGCTGGCGGAGCGGATGGGGCGGATGTACGGGCGGGCGGCCGGCGCGATCGCGGAGCTCGCGGAGCGGGAGCGGACGCTGGCAGGGGGACTGGCCGGCGCGCCACATGTGCTGAGGGCGGAAGTTGCGTATGCCTGCCGTGAGGAGGCGGCGCAGACGCTGGCCGACATCGTGCTTCGGCGAACGGGGTTGGGGGGAGCCGGCCACCCCGGCGCGGAGGCGTTGGAGGAATGCGCCGCGATTGCGGCGGCGGAGCTGGGCTGGGACGAGTCGCGCCGGCGCGCGGAACTCGAGGCGATCGAGCAGGTCTACCGACCTGGGCGCACGATGGACGGCGGAGGATCGCGATGA
- the cas1 gene encoding CRISPR-associated endonuclease Cas1 has protein sequence MIHHLILADDHPMLRVEDDHLISGDRRIAIATLGSVQCFSNRACWTETALERLASQCPVVIARWDRVQRKWATISLAPRERHVNPNALWRLCRLTPRQATQYASDLLYAKVCNQHLMLRSFNPSLSERPVLKENSFSRILRLESQYARFFWPRYFDAVKQDLFARERRMPTTPLNVALNYGYGFLYHAISWQCLAAGLETSVGLIHKLRRSRPSLVCDLIEPLRCTVELTLLRHFDDVETPARMAAHFAAMMEERFIYREKAYRLRSIIRLMVESFVRSLDGREKFHPFLLHARDACL, from the coding sequence ATGATCCACCATCTGATCCTCGCTGACGATCACCCGATGCTTCGGGTGGAAGACGATCACCTGATCTCCGGTGACCGCCGCATCGCGATCGCAACGCTCGGCAGCGTCCAGTGTTTCTCAAACCGGGCCTGCTGGACCGAAACCGCGCTCGAGCGGCTGGCCTCCCAGTGCCCCGTCGTGATCGCGCGATGGGATCGAGTCCAACGCAAATGGGCGACGATCTCGCTGGCGCCGCGGGAACGCCACGTGAATCCCAACGCGCTCTGGCGGCTGTGCCGGCTCACGCCGCGGCAGGCCACCCAGTACGCCAGCGACCTGCTCTACGCCAAGGTCTGCAACCAGCACCTGATGCTGCGCTCGTTCAACCCCTCCCTCTCTGAACGGCCGGTGCTGAAGGAGAACTCGTTCAGCCGAATTCTTCGGCTCGAGTCGCAATACGCCCGGTTTTTCTGGCCCCGTTATTTCGACGCGGTGAAGCAGGACCTCTTCGCGCGGGAGCGGAGGATGCCGACGACGCCGCTCAATGTGGCGCTGAACTACGGCTACGGATTTCTCTATCACGCGATCTCCTGGCAGTGCCTGGCCGCGGGACTGGAGACGAGCGTCGGCCTGATCCACAAGCTGCGGCGCAGCCGCCCCAGCCTGGTATGTGATCTGATCGAGCCATTGCGCTGCACGGTGGAGTTGACGCTGCTGCGGCACTTCGACGACGTCGAGACGCCCGCGCGGATGGCGGCACACTTCGCCGCGATGATGGAGGAACGGTTCATCTACCGCGAGAAGGCCTACCGGCTGCGCTCGATCATCCGGCTGATGGTCGAGTCATTCGTGCGATCCCTGGACGGCAGAGAAAAGTTCCACCCCTTTCTGCTGCATGCTCGTGATGCTTGCCTATGA
- the cas2 gene encoding CRISPR-associated endonuclease Cas2 has product MLVMLAYDCPETRDQTFLRKEFEKLGAQRVQYSIYLFRGEPHECERVIRHMRRIAKFVEGDVRLLPMDEKVWEAQIVLKESDAAATRIRRLHESVVIW; this is encoded by the coding sequence ATGCTCGTGATGCTTGCCTATGACTGTCCGGAGACGCGGGACCAAACCTTTCTCCGGAAAGAGTTTGAGAAGCTGGGCGCCCAGCGGGTGCAGTACAGCATCTACCTGTTCAGAGGCGAGCCGCATGAGTGTGAACGGGTGATCCGGCACATGCGCCGGATCGCCAAGTTTGTGGAGGGCGACGTTCGGCTGCTACCGATGGACGAGAAGGTCTGGGAGGCCCAAATCGTCCTCAAGGAATCCGACGCGGCAGCCACCAGAATTCGCCGTTTACACGAATCCGTGGTGATATGGTAA
- the dinB gene encoding DNA polymerase IV, protein MDAPPRVILHADMDAFFAAVEQLDHPELRGRPVIVGAAPNRRGVVAAASYEARAFGVRSAMPSRRAARLCPHGVFLPPRIERYEEMSRRVLAILERFTPLVEPLSIDEAVLDVTGAQRLFGDGVQIARQIKAAIREELGLTVTIGVAPNRFLAKLASELGKPDGLVVVPTGPEAVRAWLAPLPVGRLWGVGAATERRLRRHRITTIGDVAAMPLARLAEIVGPATARWLRELAEGRDERSVGEVGEEQSLSRERTFPYDVADRAVVEEVLLELVDDVGRRLRERGVYAGTARLKIRYAPFRTVTRQCAIRPPACDDFSLRAVARSLWRHERDAASVRLIGFGVARLCRERGGLELGFEEVEASRRRLERLSHVMDELNRRYGPGTVVVPRVGGDSRG, encoded by the coding sequence ATGGACGCCCCGCCGCGAGTGATCTTGCACGCGGACATGGACGCCTTTTTCGCTGCGGTGGAGCAGCTCGATCACCCGGAACTGCGCGGCCGCCCGGTGATCGTGGGCGCGGCGCCGAACCGTCGCGGGGTGGTCGCGGCCGCCTCCTACGAGGCGCGCGCGTTTGGTGTGCGTTCCGCGATGCCCTCCCGCCGGGCGGCCCGACTGTGTCCACACGGCGTCTTCCTGCCCCCGCGCATCGAACGCTACGAGGAGATGTCCCGGCGAGTGCTCGCGATTCTCGAGCGCTTCACGCCGCTGGTCGAGCCGCTCTCGATTGACGAGGCGGTGCTCGACGTCACCGGCGCGCAGCGGCTGTTCGGCGACGGTGTGCAGATTGCGCGCCAGATCAAGGCCGCGATCCGGGAAGAGCTGGGCCTGACGGTTACGATCGGCGTCGCGCCGAATCGGTTTCTCGCGAAGCTCGCCAGCGAGCTCGGCAAGCCGGACGGTCTGGTGGTGGTGCCGACGGGTCCGGAGGCGGTCCGGGCGTGGTTGGCGCCGTTGCCGGTCGGCCGGCTCTGGGGTGTTGGAGCGGCGACCGAGCGGCGATTGCGCCGGCATCGGATTACGACGATCGGTGATGTGGCGGCGATGCCGCTCGCCCGCCTCGCGGAAATTGTGGGGCCGGCGACCGCTCGCTGGCTGCGGGAACTTGCGGAAGGCCGCGACGAGCGCTCCGTCGGCGAAGTCGGCGAGGAGCAGTCTCTTTCACGCGAGCGGACGTTTCCCTACGACGTCGCCGACCGCGCGGTGGTGGAGGAGGTGCTGCTGGAACTGGTGGACGATGTGGGGCGGCGTCTGCGCGAGCGCGGCGTGTACGCCGGCACCGCCCGACTGAAGATCCGCTATGCGCCGTTTCGGACGGTGACGCGGCAGTGCGCGATCCGGCCGCCGGCGTGCGATGATTTTTCGCTTCGCGCGGTGGCCCGCTCGCTGTGGCGGCACGAGCGCGATGCGGCGTCGGTTCGGCTGATCGGCTTTGGTGTGGCGCGACTGTGCCGCGAGCGCGGTGGTTTGGAGCTCGGCTTCGAAGAGGTGGAGGCGTCCCGCCGGCGGCTGGAGCGCCTCAGCCACGTGATGGACGAGCTCAACCGCCGCTACGGTCCCGGCACCGTGGTTGTGCCCCGGGTGGGCGGGGACTCGCGGGGCTGA
- a CDS encoding NYN domain-containing protein translates to MSEELQFGNMAVFCDFENIALGVRDANYESFDIRPVLERLLLKGSILVKKAYCDWSRYRAFKAAMHEAAFELIDIPHLRQSGKNSADIRLVVDALDLCYTKPHVRTFVIISGDSDFSPLVSKLRENNKTVIGVGVRNSTSELLVSNCDEFLFYDDLVRRGAAPRPSPRAEVAAGAVRRRARPASAAAAPEPGDRAAEGLRLVVDLAGELLAEGSGRDQVWGSMVKQTLKRRRPDFNESAYGFRSFNQMLEEAARRGWLDLRRDEKSGGFIITAARGEPS, encoded by the coding sequence ATGAGCGAAGAACTCCAGTTCGGCAACATGGCGGTGTTCTGCGACTTCGAGAACATCGCGCTCGGTGTGCGCGATGCGAACTACGAATCGTTCGACATCCGGCCGGTTCTTGAACGACTGCTGCTGAAGGGCAGCATCCTGGTGAAAAAGGCCTACTGCGACTGGAGCCGCTACCGCGCGTTCAAAGCCGCGATGCACGAGGCCGCGTTCGAGCTCATTGATATCCCGCATCTGCGCCAGTCCGGCAAAAACAGCGCGGACATCCGGCTGGTCGTGGACGCGCTGGACCTCTGCTACACGAAACCCCATGTGCGCACGTTTGTGATCATCAGCGGGGATTCTGACTTCTCGCCGCTGGTCAGCAAGCTGCGCGAGAACAACAAGACCGTGATCGGTGTGGGCGTGCGCAACTCCACCTCCGAGCTGCTGGTCTCCAACTGCGACGAGTTCCTCTTCTACGATGACCTCGTCCGCCGCGGCGCCGCCCCCCGTCCAAGTCCGCGCGCGGAGGTCGCCGCGGGAGCGGTGCGCCGGCGCGCGCGCCCCGCATCGGCCGCTGCCGCCCCGGAACCCGGCGACCGGGCCGCGGAGGGCCTGCGGCTGGTGGTGGATCTCGCCGGCGAACTGCTCGCCGAGGGCAGCGGCCGCGACCAGGTCTGGGGTTCGATGGTGAAGCAGACGCTCAAACGCCGGCGGCCAGACTTCAACGAAAGCGCCTACGGCTTCCGCTCCTTCAACCAAATGCTCGAGGAGGCGGCGCGGCGCGGCTGGCTCGACCTGCGCCGAGACGAAAAGTCCGGCGGCTTCATCATCACCGCCGCCCGCGGCGAGCCCTCCTGA